One stretch of Argiope bruennichi chromosome 3, qqArgBrue1.1, whole genome shotgun sequence DNA includes these proteins:
- the LOC129963464 gene encoding eukaryotic translation initiation factor 4E-like produces the protein MSTEVQEQENCASNVEEVVPPEMLIKHPLQNEWSLWFYKNDRTKSWEENLMEIVIINTVEDFWALYNHLEVVSKIPLGCDYAMFKHGIKPMWEDARNKQGGRWLLNLQKSQRNTELNNYWLEILLCMIGEAFDIASDDVNGSVVQIRNKGDKLAVWTADVKHYDAIMQIGKTIKERLNLHPRTSILYEAHADTQIKTGSVAKCRYTL, from the coding sequence atgtCTACAGAAGTGCAAGAACAAGAAAATTGCGCAAGTAATGTGGAAGAGGTAGTGCCACCTGAAATGCTCATTAAGCATCCTCTACAGAACGAGTGGTCCTTATGGTTCTATAAAAATGACAGAACCAAGTCATGGGAAGAAAATTTGATGGAGATTGTGATAATTAATACTGTGGAGGATTTCTGGGCATTATATAACCATTTGGAAGTTGTAAGCAAGATTCCTTTAGGCTGTGATTATGCCATGTTTAAACATGGCATTAAACCTATGTGGGAAGATGCGAGAAATAAACAAGGTGGCCGGTGGCTACTGAATTTGCAGAAATCTCAAAGAAATACCGAGTTAAATAACTATTGGCTTGAAATACTTTTATGCATGATTGGAGAAGCTTTTGATATAGCAAGTGATGATGTCAATGGTTCCGTTGTGCAGATAAGAAATAAAGGTGATAAACTTGCCGTATGGACCGCAGACGTTAAACATTATGATGCTATAATGCAGATTGGTAAAACTATTAAAGAACGATTGAATTTGCATCCTAGGACTTCTATATTATATGAAGCGCATGCGGATACTCAAATTAAAACGGGGTCGGTAGCAAAATGTAGATACACCCTTTGA
- the LOC129963758 gene encoding uncharacterized protein LOC129963758, with protein sequence MQWCWFVILCLPYLCFSTARPWNVDDLETGVDVIPQASSPLTTTIDSMTSSFSKALKTASPNLTPVLSVSALAYVGYVGSVMLFPTTLKEVGIPVLHDFKFEPRSIRTSESGLIDSLATGFMKDMIGRTEAADILRNTSVNAIRGGAGTLRKTTRFINNGLDSFRGIVDRVITALSPECLARTMCQIGQFTSIHMPAIGPVLRTINVVDLDDYSQALIEGTTIGDCSAVYYQCPLEV encoded by the exons ATGCAGTGGTGTTGGTTTGTCATACTTTGTCTACCTTATCTCTGTTTCAGTACAGCAAGACCTTGGAATGTCGACGATCTCGAAACAGGAGTTGATGTCATTCCTCAAGCATCATCCCCATTAACCACAACCATCGACTCAATGACATCCAGCTTTTCAAAAGCTCTAAAAACAGCATCTCCAAATCTGACTCCAGTATTAAGCGTTTCCGCTCTCGCGTATGTTGGTTACGTAGGATCTGTGATGCTTTTCCCAACAACGTTAAAAGAAGTTGGTATACCAGTTTtgcatgattttaaatttgaaccCAGATCAATTAGGACATCAGAATCTGGTTTAATAGATTCATTGGCGACTGGCTTCATGAAAGATATGATTGGCAGAACAGAAGCTGCAGATATTTTGCGAAATACGAGTGTAAATGCGATTAGAGGTGGCGCAGGTACGTTAAGAAAAACTACTAGATTTATAAACAACGGACTTGATTCTTTTCGAGGAATAGTGGATAGAGTGATTACAGCTCTAAGTCCAGAATGCCTTGCAAGGACAATGTGCCAGATAGGACAGTTTACTAGTATCCATATGCCTGCAATAGGTCCGGTACTGAGAACTATAAA TGTCGTCGATTTAGATGATTATTCCCAAGCTCTCATTGAGGGGACAACAATTGGTGACTGCAGTGCGGTCTACTATCAATGTCCACTTGAagtgtaa
- the LOC129963756 gene encoding uncharacterized protein LOC129963756 gives MQCHNFFVLLLLFLSLRATTSEEIKKREKTEARQMEYISLINTLLQQTNVLSSVDGALLAITTVLASVVTRMKPLLIASALSYLLYVATAIILPGPLKQMGLPTLQVPDSNMRARSVDGDSSSGRVFDSVMADTLMRSIQITPVKTIVTNVSVNVITDAMARVRILSRMMVQQLSVLQRNMSWFARSLSNECVSRFLCRVGQFTETNFPMASSLLRSLADSFPGLDDYAVAVIRGTSSSNCSLLYPDCIL, from the exons ATGCAGTGTCataattttttcgttttattgttactttttttgtCTCTCAGAGCTACCACAAGTGAAGAGATTAAGAAACGCGAGAAAACAGAAGCTCGTCAAATGGAATACATATCCTTGATTAATACTTTACTGCAACAGACGAATGTCCTCAGCTCTGTAGATGGTGCTTTATTAGCCATTACCACTGTCCTGGCTTCTGTGGTAACTAGAATGAAGCCATTATTGATTGCATCAGCTTTATCTTACTTACTCTATGTAGCTACAGCAATTATACTTCCTGGACCTTTAAAACAAATGGGCCTCCCAACGTTACAAGTTCCAGATTCAAACATGCGTGCCAGATCTGTAGATGGCGATTCTTCATCTGGCAGAGTCTTCGATAGTGTTATGGCAGATACTCTGATGCGAAGCATCCAAATTACCCCTGTCAAGACCATTGTGACTAATGTATCGGTTAATGTGATTACCGATGCCATGGCCCGTGTCAGAATTTTGAGTCGAATGATGGTGCAGCAACTCTCAGTTTTGCAAAGAAATATGTCTTGGTTTGCGAGATCTCTTAGCAACGAATGCGTCAGTCGATTCTTGTGCAGAGTTGGGCAGTTCACAGAAACAAACTTTCCGATGGCATCCTCCTTGCTGAGATCTCTAGC ggATTCTTTTCCTGGTTTGGATGATTATGCTGTAGCTGTTATCCGCGGTACCTCGTCATCAAACTGTTCTTTGCTTTATCCTGATTGCATTctttaa